The Dysidea avara chromosome 13, odDysAvar1.4, whole genome shotgun sequence genome includes a region encoding these proteins:
- the LOC136242417 gene encoding keratin-associated protein 17-1-like gives MADSTSKFSCVNCQCGDRCQCSEVDQCKGVNGCCVCVCAGCDGSSCKCEKDSCFCTKGCCTVKCTCNGNCSCGPSCTCGDECKGSTTNTIGCCPCTCQGSCDGSTCKCEKDKCFCDKDCCAKKFACNANCVCGSSCTCVDECGSADGCCPCTCQGSCDGSTCKCEKDKCFCDKDCCTVKT, from the exons ATGGCTGATTCTACTAGCAAGTTTTCCTGCGTGAATTGTCAGTGTGGAGATCGCTGCCAGTGCAGTGAAGTGGACCAGTGCAAAGGCGTGAATGGAtgctgtgtatgtgtttgtgctGGTTGTGATGGGTCTTCCTGTAAGTGCGAGAAGGACTCGTGTTTCTGTACTAAAGGATGCTGCACAGTGAAGTGTACTTGTAATG GTAATTGTTCATGTGGTCCATCCTGTACTTGTGGAGATGAATGTAAAGGCTCTACTACTAATACTATTGGATGTTGTCCTTGTACCTGTCAAGGATCATGTGATGGGTCTACTTGTAAGTGTGAGAAGGACAAGTGTTTCTGTGATAAGGACTGTTGTGCCAAGAAATTTGCTTGCAATG CTAACTGTGTGTGTGGCTCGTCCTGTACTTGTGTTGATGAATGTGGTTCTGCTGATGGATGTTGTCCTTGTACCTGTCAAGGATCATGTGATGGGTCTACTTGTAAGTGTGAGAAGGACAAGTGTTTCTGTGACAAGGACTGTTGTACAGTGAAGACGTAA
- the LOC136243266 gene encoding probable outer membrane protein pmp20, with protein MLTERVSIVVLLTLLSKNAEGVTKKFCSQQITADLLRLPDQCELPCCAIGDHYFHLLHDAFSHLTNNSFIKITSDVVITFNENLEDLENVTIIGIGNPTVNCKGIGSIRFTSCTNITVEGISWERCGSSNELTCPGLSFYKSSNLNIKNCSFSSSTRQAVVFSEVSGSTYISNSLFADNIQHGGHGAALQYTPKASTHANTRLEIDGCNFTYNGVSKSIIYIGGSGNILYSCLQDSVFIHNEGVPLYLSHHKLLIKGDVLFKHNIAMFGGGIFSSRSIIVFKTKSNVIFSNNSAKANGGAILLNDSRVYFREQSFINFISNVAKSFGGALFSANESAILFGGNVMVSFQSNKASALGGALYLENCSLSFVDNSTVTLINNSAKYGGAVFTKSNSEILFDGNTTVTYKGNDANENGGAIDSVNCGITFDGNAKVKFCDNRGEFGGAMHSVRNSRISFDGKSKVQFKDNRARYGGAVHSSSYSEISFDGNSTVTYESNNAGENGGAIDTYKSCRVTFHGHSKLTIIHNRAKAGGAVHSVRHSVVSFDGNSEIQFKDNRAQYGGAVHSGSYSEISFDGNSTVTYEGNNASENGGAINSYENCTITHHGHSKLTFIHNRAKAGGAVHSVRYSVVSFDGNTTVIYKGNEARTNGGVVASYEFCDIIFDGNSKVTFSNNIGKYGGAVHTTTNSNILFDGNTLVTYNSNNANENGGAIDSFLNCSITIRGNSKVTFGYNGAHYGGGMHSSSYSEISFGGNSTVTFINNTAAFGGAMHSATYSNVSFDENTTSTYKGNNASVNGGAIDCYINCRVTFDGTSNVTFIGNVAKFGGALHSTYNSDMLSLGKSTTAFDTNCAETGGAVHCDKNSDLLLACNSQVTFCRNIAVYGGGIHSSNSDATISGNSSVSFNDNHAKQDGAAVHLLTNVQMVFSGHCSTTFRNNTAMRHGGALYSFDNTVVTFKGSSDMQFQSNIARQSGGALYFTSWSTVSFEGTCNVTFHDNRARLSGGAMYSYSQCLLYFRDNSKALFFKNNGRFYGGAAYLNDKINASFAGNTIVKFYNNEATRSGGALYFIDNSKATIKDHSTVFIIENKVSQYGGAIQIESHSDLILKGSTSLIVKKNTAEHGGAVSVSQSSLLLSENSSACFANNKATKNGGVMYLESNFTVAFKDSCNITFFDNTANQYGGAIYGNLFLHANSKIAFVNNSINFYNNTALIGSSIYIDIPTSCDDICLNHSVVGIRKETIQFSQFAQHISTPPSKLVLGGPAKIIDGYNDTNCETYFITNIMLGQEIITDACVLDHYDQPADGTKFAVNGGDKSLSLEGSKFVFVLCDVFKGIRIVGHKLSKRSNISMTITSHDCSMSELKTVSVKLIVELSACHPGFHYDNKTQRCVCYNDTEIVSCSGVISTIKRGYWFGLVNNAPTISSCPKNFCNFMCCETNNGFHQLSPGRKNQCSSQRSGSACGSCEEGYTLSFDSVECISVKKCTTEQTILVITLSMIYWIVIVILVFIMTYYHVGIGYLYAVTYYYSILDILLDLNSNMFKGLFTVVNVMSSIAKITPQILGQLCLVENMTGIDQHFIHYVHPLAVTIIVVIICLSARISYRFSSFVSRGIIHVVCYLLLLSYTSVATTSLLLLRSLTFHNVDKVYTYLSPDIEYFHGHHLPYAIIAMLCTLVIVIGLPLLLLLEPFLNHKINFTKIKPLLDHFQGCYKDKYRCFAAYYMICRLVIILIIIANPSINRTAQFLLIIANTVLALVMTTVKPYENETLNFFDSFVLQLVTLLLMVPLIDTFDQNVLLTFMFTIVILPLVGFAAMEMVVNKETIKRVVSHCSLNSDSANADGEVPVSNVGMVVDDNLRRNAIICEIRNSDDDVTHYRESFFEVMNDIVD; from the exons ATGCTTACAGAAAGGGTTAGTATTGTTGTTCTACTCACCTTGCTCTCCAAGAATGCTGAGGGAGTTACTAAAAAATTTTGTTCTCAACAAATCACTGCTGATTTGCTCAGACTACCTGATCAGTGTGAACTTCCTTGCTGTGCAATCGGAGATCATTATTTTCATTTACTTCATGATGCATTCAGTCACCTCACTAATAACTCCTTCATCAAAATAACCAGTGATGTGGTGATTACTTTTAATGAAAATTTGGAAGATCTAGAAAATGTTACAATAATTGGTATTGGAAATCCAACAGTGAATTGTAAAGGTATTGGATCAATAAGGTTCACCTCCTGCACCAATATCACTGTTGAAGGTATTTCCTGGGAAAGATGTGGATCTAGCAATGAATTAACTTGCCCAGGACTCAGCTTTTACAAATCATCCAACCTTAACATTAAAAATTGCTCCTTTAGCTCCTCAACCAGACAGGCTGTGGTTTTCTCAGAAGTATCAGGAAGCACATACATCAGCAATTCTTTGTTTGCAGACAACATTCAACATGGAGGTCATGGTGCAGCACTACAGTATACACCTAAAGCTTCTACTCATGCCAATACAAGGTTGGAAATTGATGGGTGTAATTTTACTTATAATGGAGTTTCTAAGAGTATTATTTATATTGGTGGTTCAGGAAATATACTGTATTCATGCTTGCAAGATTCAGTGTTTATCCACAATGAAGGAGTGCCCCTTTACCTTTCACATCATAAACTACTCATTAAGGGAGATGTACTTTTCAAGCACAATATAGCAATGTTTGGTGGTGGAATTTTTAGCAGTAGATCAATTATTGTATTTAAGACCAAATCTAATGTCATTTTTTCCAATAATTCAGCAAAGGCTAATGGTGGAGCAATCCTTCTTAATGATTCTAGAGTATATTTTAGAGAACAATCATTTATAAATTTTATAAGCAATGTTGCTAAATCATTTGGTGGTGCACTGTTCTCCGCCAACGAGTCTGCAATACTATTTGGTGGAAATGTTATGGTATCATTTCAAAGCAATAAAGCTAGTGCACTTGGTGGTGCTCTATATTTGGAGAATTGCAGTTTATCATTTGTGGACAACTCTACAGTGACATTAATTAACAACAGTGCTAAATATGGAGGAGCAGTATTCACTAAAAGTAATTCAGAAATATTATTTGATGGTAACACAACAGTAACATACAAAGGTAATGATGCTAATGAAAATGGTGGAGCTATTGATTCTGTTAACTGTGGTATTACATTTGATGGAAATGCAAAAGTTAAATTTTGTGATAATAGAGGTGAATTTGGAGGAGCGATGCACTCTGTAAGAAATTCTAGAATATCGTTTGACGGAAAGTCAAAAGTTCAATTTAAAGACAACAGAGCTCGATATGGTGGAGCAGTACACTCTAGTAGTTATTCAGAAATatcatttgatggtaactcaactGTGACATATGAAAGTAACAATGCTGGTGAAAACGGAGGGGCTATTGATACTTATAAAAGTTGCAGGGTCACATTTCATGGACACTCAAAACTGACAATTATCCACAATAGAGCTAAAGCTGGTGGAGCAGTGCACTCTGTCAGACATTCTGTTGTATCATTTGATGGAAATTCAGAAATTCAATTTAAAGACAACAGGGCTCAGTATGGTGGAGCAGTACACTCTGGTAGTTATTCAGAAATatcatttgatggtaactcaactGTGACATATGAAGGTAATAATGCTAGTGAAAACGGAGGGGCTATTAATTCTTATGAAAATTGCACAATCACTCATCATGGACACTCAAAACTGACATTTATCCACAATAGAGCTAAAGCTGGAGGAGCAGTGCACTCTGTCAGATATTCCGTTGTATCATTTGATGGAAACACAACAGTGATATATAAGGGTAACGAAGCCAGAACAAATGGAGGAGTTGTTGCTTCTTATGAGTTCTGCGACATCATATTTGATGGAAACTCAAAAGTGACATTTAGCAACAATATAGGTAAATATGGAGGGGCAGTGCACACTACAACCAATTCAAATATATTATTTGATGGAAACACATTGGTGACATATAACAGTAATAATGCTAATGAAAATGGTGGAGCTATTGATTCTTTTCTAAACTGTAGCATCACAATCCGCGGAAACTCAAAAGTGACATTTGGCTATAATGGAGCTCACTATGGAGGAGGAATGCACTCTAGTAGTTATTCAGAAATCTCATTTGGTGGTAACTCAACAGTGACATTTATTAACAACACTGCAGCATTTGGTGGAGCAATGCATTCTGCAACTTATTCAAATGTATCATTTGATGAAAACACAACATCAACATATAAAGGTAATAATGCCAGTGTAAATGGAGGAGCTATCGACTGTTATATAAACTGCAGGGTTACATTTGATGGAACCTCAAATGTGACATTTATTGGTAATGTAGCTAAATTTGGAGGAGCACTACATTCCACATATAATTCTGACATGTTGTCTTTGGGAAAGTCTACAACAGCTTTTGACACTAATTGTGCAGAAACTGGTGGAGCTGTGCACTGTGATAAAAACTCTGATTTGTTGCTTGCATGTAACTCACAGGTAACATTTTGTCGTAACATTGCTGTATACGGTGGAGGAATCCACTCTAGTAATTCTGATGCTACAATCTCAGGAAATTCATCAGTGTCATTTAATGACAATCATGCTAAACAAGATGGGGCAGCTGTTCATTTACTTACTAATGTCCAAATGGTATTTAGTGGACATTGTTCAACTACTTTCAGAAATAATACAGCAATGCGGCATGGTGGAGCATTGTATTCATTTGATAACACTGTAGTGACATTTAAAGGAAGTTCCGATATGCAATTTCAAAGTAATATAGCCAGGCAATCAGGTGGTGCTCTGTATTTCACTAGCTGGTCAACTGTTTCATTTGAAGGCACATGTAATGTCACGTTTCATGACAACAGAGCTAGACTGAGTGGTGGAGCTATGTATTCCTATAGTCAGTGCCTACTTTACTTCAGAGACAATTCAAAAGcactatttttcaaaaataatGGCAGATTTTATGGTGGAGCTGCATATTTGAATGACAAAATAAATGCAAGTTTTGCAGGAAACACAATAGTTAAATTTTACAATAATGAAGCCACAAGGAGTGGAGGTGCTTTATACTTTATTGATAATTCTAAAGCCACTATCAAAGATCATTCTACAGTATTTATTATTGAAAACAAAGTTTCTCAATATGGTGGAGCCATACAGATTGAAAGTCACTCTGATCTTATACTTAAAGGAAGTACTTCACTGATTGTAAAAAAGAACACCGCTGAACATGGTGGAGCTGTTTCTGTTTCACAATCTAGTTTGTTATTGTCAGAAAATTCTTCTGCATGCTTTGCCAACAACAAAGCTACAAAGAATGGTGGAGTGATGTATCTTGAAAGTAACTTTACTGTAGCCTTCAAAGATTCCTGCAATATTACATTCTTTGACAATACTGCTAATCAATATGGTGGAGCTATATATGGTAATTTATTCCTACATGCTAACAGTAAGATCGCATTTGTTAATAATAGTATCAATTTTTATAACAACACTGCCCTTATAGGCTCCTCCATTTATATTGACATACCAACATCCTGTGATGATATCTGTTTGAATCACAGTGTTGTGGGAATTAGAAAAGAAACAATACAATTCAGCCAGTTTGCTCAACATATTAGTACTCCTCCTAGCAAACTAGTGTTAGGTGGTCCTGCTAAAATTATTGATGGCTACAATGACACAAATTGTGAAACATATTTTATTACAAATATCATGCTTGGTCAAGAAATTATAACTGATGCTTGTGTTTTGGACCATTATGATCAACCTGCTGACGGGACAAAATTTGCTGTGAATGGCGGAGATAAAAGTCTCAGTCTTGAAGGTTCTAAATTTGTGTTTGTTCTTTGTGATGTATTTAAAGGTATCCGTATAGTAGGACACAAACTTTCCAAAAGAAGTAACATTTCAATGACTATTACTTCACATGATTGCAGTATGTCAGAATTAAAAACAGTTTCTGTCAAGTTAATAGTAGAACTATCAGCATGTCACCCTGGTTTCCACTATGACAATAAAACACAAAGGTGTGTGTGCTACAATGATACTGAGATTGTGTCTTGTTCTGGTGTGATCTCAACCATcaaaagaggttactggtttggtTTAGTTAATAATGCACCAACCATATCATCTTGTCCAAAAAATTTCTGTAATTTTATGTGTTGTGAAACAAATAACGGATTTCACCAACTATCACCAGGTAGAAAAAATCAATGTAGTTCACAGAGATCTGGTTctgcttgtggtagttgtgaggAAGGCTACACTCTCTCATTTGATTCTGTAGAATGCATAAGTGTTAAGAAGTGTACAACTGAACAGACCATACTGGTAATCACATTATCAATGATATACTGGATAGTCATAGTTATACTAGTGTTTATTATGACATACTATCATGTTGGGATTGGTTATTTGTATGCCGTCACGTACTATTATAGTATACTGGATATTTTACTGGATCTAAATTCAAACATGTTTAAAGGATTATTTACAGTTGTCAATGTGATGTCCAGTATAGCTAAAATCACTCCACAAATTTTAGGACAGCTTTGCCTGGTAGAAAATATGACTGGAATTGACCAACACTTTATTCATTATGTACATCCACTGGCTGTCACAATCATTGTAGTTATAATCTGCCTATCAGCAAGGATTTCTTATAGATTTTCATCATTTGTTAGCAGGGGAATAATCCATGTTGTATGTTACCTTTTGTTGCTATCctacacttctgtagcaacaaCTTCATTACTGCTATTGAGATCACTGACATTTCATAATGTGGATAAGGTTTATACTTACCTGTCACCTGACATAGAGTATTTTCATGGTCATCATCTGCCATATGCTATAATAGCAATGTTATGCACACTAGTGATTGTGATTGGTCTGCCACTTCTACTTCTGCTTGAACCATTTCTTAATCACAAGATCAACTTTACCAAGATAAAACCATTACTGGATCATTTTCAAGGATGCTATAAAGATAAGTATCGTTGTTTTGCGGCTTATTACATGATATGTCGACTGGTGATTATTCTAATAATTATTGCTAATCCATCAATCAATAGAACTGCACAGTTTTTACTAATCATTGCAAATACAGTATTGGCACTCGTCATGACGACTGTTAAGCCTTATGAGAATGAAACTCTTAACTTTTTTGATAGCTTTGTTTTGCAATTAGTAACTTTACTTTTAATGGTGCCACTCATTGACACTTTTGATCAAAATGTGTTGTTAACATTTATGTTCACTATAGTGATACTACCACTAGTAGGTTTTGCTGCTATGGAAATGGTAGtaaacaaagaaactatcaaGAGAGTGGTGTCACACTGTAGTCTTAATTCTGATTCTGCCAATGCTGATGGTGAAGTACCAGTGAGTAATGTTGGTATGGTTGTGGATGACAACTTGAGGAGAAATGCTATTATATGTGAAAT CCGAAACAGTGATGACGATGTTACGCACTACCGCGAATCATTTTTTGAAGTGATGAATGACATTGTAGACTGA